A stretch of Camelina sativa cultivar DH55 chromosome 18, Cs, whole genome shotgun sequence DNA encodes these proteins:
- the LOC104762164 gene encoding F-box/kelch-repeat protein At5g60570: MAAEEHSNKRREVSASASASVVVNSRVGDDHSLRLGSSDLLLPGLIDDVALNCLARVPRSDYPSLSRVSKKYNKLVNGGHLFGLRKELGIVEYLVFMVCDPRRGWLMFSPMKKKWMVLPKMPCDECFNHADKESLAVDDELLVFGKELFQFAIWKYSLRSRCWIKCEGMHRPRCLFASGSLGGIAIVAGGTDLNGNILASAELYDSSSGRWEMLPNMHFPRRLCSGFFMDGKFYVLGGMSSPNVSVTCGEEFDLETRKWRKIEGMYPNVNRAAQAPPLVVVVENELFTLEYLTSMVKKYDKKKNKWEVMGRLPQMVDSSNGWGLAFKPCGDQLLVFCGQRGPHGEGIVVNSWCPKSGAKDGNLDWKVLGVKENVGVFVYNCAVMGC, encoded by the coding sequence ATGGCTGCTGAAGAACATTcgaataagagaagagaagtctctgcttctgcttctgcttctgtaGTTGTGAATTCCAGGGTAGGAGATGATCATAGCCTCAGGTTGGGATCAAGTGACTTGCTTCTCCCTGGTCTTATCGATGATGTTGCTCTAAATTGTCTTGCTCGGGTTCCTAGATCAGACTATCCTTCCTTGTCTCGTGTAAGCAAGAAGTACAATAAGTTGGTCAACGgtggacatttgtttggccttaggAAGGAGCTGGGGATTGTGGAGTATCTTGTTTTCATGGTTTGTGACCCGAGGAGAGGTTGGTTGATGTTTTCTCCTATGAAAAAGAAATGGATGGTGTTACCTAAAATGCCCTGTGACGAGTGCTTCAACCATGCTGATAAAGAGTCTTTGGCTGTAGACGACGAGCTTTTGGTTTTCGGGAAAGAGTTGTTTCAGTTTGCTATTTGGAAATACAGTTTGAGGTCTCGGTGTTGGATCAAATGCGAAGGTATGCATCGTCCTCGCTGCTTGTTTGCATCTGGAAGCCTCGGCGGGATCGCTATAGTTGCTGGTGGAACAGATTTGAATGGGAATATATTAGCATCAGCTGAGCTTTATGATTCTTCTTCAGGGAGATGGGAGATGCTTCCCAATATGCATTTCCCTCGAAGACTTTGCTCTGGATTTTTCATGGATGGTAAGTTCTATGTGCTTGGAGGCATGTCAAGCCCTAATGTATCGGTTACTTGTGGGGAGGAGTTTGATCTGGAGACAAGGAAATGGAGGAAGATAGAAGGAATGTATCCGAATGTAAACCGAGCTGCACAGGCTCCACCTCTTGTTGTGGTGGTTGAGAACGAGCTATTTACGCTGGAGTACTTAACGAGTATGGTGAAGAAgtatgataagaagaagaacaagtggGAAGTCATGGGAAGGTTACCACAGATGGTGGACTCGTCAAACGGTTGGGGGTTGGCGTTTAAACCGTGCGGGGACCAACTGTTGGTGTTTTGTGGGCAACGAGGTCCTCATGGGGAAGGCATTGTGGTGAATTCTTGGTGTCCAAAATCAGGAGCTAAAGATGGAAACTTGGATTGGAAAGTGCTTGGAGTTAAAGAGAATGTTGGTGTGTTTGTGTATAACTGCGCAGTGATGGGTTGTTAA
- the LOC104762165 gene encoding E3 ubiquitin-protein ligase MARCH7-like — translation MGTEEKPLNTLDSGHGDSASASNQPEGSSAITEETSANVQQWRRKNLSLQIPSRATGLSSEDSVVIKMPPTPSPTPRRVNFSLTSTSTSPGPVPPTPSSALPRGKSSLKNLLPKAGCKPKISNTDIEKGQGNASSPSALQEKASIARSLSLSKLFTPRIKRTSSLPVTPIILSHSESAHGGSSVAPPTPSSKGSVHIARSRSVPVNDKELSLKGMESFFRVIPSTPRVKEGDIFPNASEAGDTETGDADGEDIPEDEAVCRICLVELCEGGETLKMECSCKGELALAHKDCALKWFTIKGNKTCEVCKQEVKNLPVTLLRIQSLRNSGAVQLDVTGYRVWQEVPVLVIISMLAYFCFLEQLLVEKLGTGAIAISLPFSCILGLLASMTASTMVMRRFVWIYASVQFALVVLFAHIFYSVVKLQPVLSVLLSTFAGFGVCICGSSVMVEFVRWKRRWRARRLEQQLNQAQTLTQPPQQLDATTSRHHPNTS, via the exons ATGGGTACTGAGGAAAAGCCTCTTAATACTCTTGATTCAGGTCATGGTGATTCTGCCTCTGCTTCAAATCAG CCTGAAGGATCATCTGCTATAACAGAAGAGACTTCTGCAAACGTTCAACAATGGAGGCGAAAGAACCTCTCTTTGCAGATACCCTCTAGAGCAACTGGTCTTTCATCTGAAGATTCAGTTGTTATCAAAATGCCTCCAACACCTAGTCCAACTCCGAGGAGAGTCAACTTTTCTCTGACTTCGACTTCGACTTCTCCAGGTCCTGTTCCTCCTACTCCTTCTTCTGCTCTTCCGCGTGGCAAATCTTCCCTGAAGAATCTATTGCCAAAAGCTGGGTGTAAACCAAAAATCTCAAACACTGATATCGAGAAGGGACAAGGGAATGCCTCTTCTCCTTCTGCATTGCAGGAGAAGGCTTCCATAGCGAGGTCATTATCACTTTCAAAGTTATTTACGCCTAGGATCAAGAGAACTTCATCTCTACCTGTGACTCCTATTATTCTTTCACACTCTGAGTCAGCTCACGGAGGAAGCAGTGTTGCTCCTCCAACTCCAAGC AGCAAAGGGAGTGTGCACATAGCTCGCTCGCGCTCTGTGCCTGTTAATGACAAGGAACTAAGTCTAAAGGGAATGGAGTCATTCTTTAGAGTAATTCCTTCGACTCCTCGTGTTAAAGAAGGAGACATTTTCCCAAATGCATCAGAGGCTGGTGATACTG AAACAGGTGATGCTGATGGAGAAGATATACCTGAGGATGAAGCCGTTTGTAGGATTTGTTTAGTAGAGCTCTGTGAAGGAGGAGAAACCTTAAAAATGGAGTGTAGTTGCAAAGGTGAACTTGCTCTTGCTCACAAAGATTGTGCTCTTAAATGGTTCACCATAAAGGGTAACAAGACCTGTGAGGTTTGTAAACAAGAAGTTAAGAACTTACCTGTAACACTCTTACGGATCCAAAGCCTTCGAAATTCTGGTGCTGTTCAGCTAGATGTCACTGGGTACAG GGTGTGGCAAGAGGTACCGGTTCTAGTAATCATCAGCATGCTCGCTTACTTCTGCTTCCTCGAGCAGCTCTTG GTTGAGAAACTGGGTACAGGTGCAATAGCGATATCTCTGCCGTTTTCTTGTATTCTTGGTCTTCTTGCATCCATGACCGCATCAACCATGG TTATGAGAAGATTTGTCTGGATTTACGCATCTGTCCAGTTTGCTTTGGTGGTTCTCTTCGCCCATATATTTTATTCCGTG GTGAAGTTGCAGCCAGTTCTGTCAGTTCTTCTATCAACATTTGCTGGATTCGGTGTCTGCATATGCGGGAGCTCAGTGATGGTTGAATTCGTAAGATGGAAACGAAGATGGCGAGCCAGAAGGCTAGAACAACAGCTAAACCAGGCTCAGACGCTGACACAACCACCCCAACAGCTGGATGCAACAACCTCTCGGCATCATCCAAATACCTCGTAG
- the LOC104762166 gene encoding yrdC domain-containing protein, mitochondrial-like isoform X1, whose translation MNLSTRLAEKLPGILPAPSSPLLRKGVSELRFFSIANHSRRLRWGLQKKMVWSLERAETCVVNNSCLVHPATEAYAQKAIEAIKSEKVIAVPTDTLYGFACDACSLEAVNRIYEIKGRKLTSPLAICVGDVLDIKRVATTNHLPHGLLDSLLPGPVTLVLQRGESSILEKSLNPGSDTIGVRVPDCEFIREVSRGSGSVLALTSANLSGDRSSVCVRDFENLWQHCAYVYDGGLLPSGRAGSTIVDLTNVGKYKIIRPGSAKHATVAILEKYLLEEEQEEDR comes from the exons atgaatCTCTCGACGAGGCTCGCTGAGAAACTTCCCGGAATCTTACCGGCGCcgtcttctcctcttcttcgtaAAG GAGTCTCCGAGTTAAGATTCTTTTCGATTGCTAACCACAGTAGAAGATTGAGATGGGGATTACAAAAGAAGATGGTTTGGAGTTTGGAGAGAGCTGAAACATGTGTAGTGAACAATTCATGTTTAGTTCATCCTGCAACTGAAGCCTATGCACAAAAAGCTATTGAAGCAATCAAATCTGAGAAAGTTATAGCTGTACCCACTGATACGCTTTATGGCTTCGCTTGTGATGCTTG TTCGTTAGAAGCGGTGAACCGGATTTATGAGATCAAAGGACGTAAGCTAACAAGCCCTTTAGCCATATGTGTTGGCGATGTATTAGATATCAAGAGAGTAGCTACAACGAATCACTTACCTCATGGTTTACTCGATTCGCTCTTGCCTGGTCCAGTCACTCTCGTACTTCAACGAG GTGAATCAAGCATTCTTGAAAAGTCCTTGAATCCTGGGAGTGATACTATTGGAGTAAGGGTTCCAGATTGTGAGTTCATTAGAGAAGTATCGAGAGGTTCGGGGAGTGTGTTGGCTCTTACAAGTGCTAACCTAAGCGGTGATAGAAGCAGCGTTTGTGTTAGAGATTTTGAGAATCTGTGGCAGCATTGTGCTTATGTCTATGACGGTGGTTTGCTTCCATCAGGTCGAGCAGGGTCTACAATTGTCGATCTGACTAATGTGGGAAAGTATAAGATCATTAGACCCGGAAG TGCGAAGCATGCAACTGTGGCGATTCTTGAAAAGTATTTGCtggaggaagaacaagaagaagaccgttaa
- the LOC104762166 gene encoding yrdC domain-containing protein, mitochondrial-like isoform X2 — protein MNLSTRLAEKLPGILPAPSSPLLRKGVSELRFFSIANHSRRLRWGLQKKMVWSLERAETCVVNNSCLVHPATEAYAQKAIEAIKSEKVIAVPTDTLYGFACDACSLEAVNRIYEIKGRKLTSPLAICVGDVLDIKRVATTNHLPHGLLDSLLPGPVTLVLQRVFLKQVNQAFLKSP, from the exons atgaatCTCTCGACGAGGCTCGCTGAGAAACTTCCCGGAATCTTACCGGCGCcgtcttctcctcttcttcgtaAAG GAGTCTCCGAGTTAAGATTCTTTTCGATTGCTAACCACAGTAGAAGATTGAGATGGGGATTACAAAAGAAGATGGTTTGGAGTTTGGAGAGAGCTGAAACATGTGTAGTGAACAATTCATGTTTAGTTCATCCTGCAACTGAAGCCTATGCACAAAAAGCTATTGAAGCAATCAAATCTGAGAAAGTTATAGCTGTACCCACTGATACGCTTTATGGCTTCGCTTGTGATGCTTG TTCGTTAGAAGCGGTGAACCGGATTTATGAGATCAAAGGACGTAAGCTAACAAGCCCTTTAGCCATATGTGTTGGCGATGTATTAGATATCAAGAGAGTAGCTACAACGAATCACTTACCTCATGGTTTACTCGATTCGCTCTTGCCTGGTCCAGTCACTCTCGTACTTCAACGAG TGTTTTTAAAACAGGTGAATCAAGCATTCTTGAAAAGTCCTTGA